In one Juglans regia cultivar Chandler chromosome 11, Walnut 2.0, whole genome shotgun sequence genomic region, the following are encoded:
- the LOC109008079 gene encoding DNA polymerase zeta catalytic subunit isoform X4 — MDLHLLVRRHVCMFIEPYPIYMCHAKICHFNQTKKLKGNAGSKRQHVHGCSLVRARKFYGYHSSEELFMKIYLYYPHDVSRAAKLLLNSAVLDRSLQPYESHIPFILQFLVDYNLYGMGLIHLSKMKFRHPVPDAFSARKSDFQAYTSSDASLSSPIWISSSIPADWMWQAPCEYEVSSDQDICIKRQSICELEGDASLDEIINRQFKLYSSLSQTCSDVKMVQSLVPIWEEEYERTGMHEVAMPLDPTKPLPEDVLKTLALGLDFDNRLIELCADATASSIVEGNLVGLVHINPANVDGEALKCSKETATVGYLLPREREDGPTAAEERVTSPNILSTDEVQSSGIIETLDSKAADKEALGLLRWLATSQAVEDINSDDELVRETILSPLLPATTIDKVLEKANIDYESESQKECQDILDSIDDLIDFEDLGGRASHSSDQNHSSRNSSEEMIPQVDGSGDDMFSTHCTGSTENASEMKTSELEQSLECQELQDVGGRFTSKHKRKQPVWGSLPFSTSQKVNNDLEAVDFHIIDACVSETKDRVGTSFLAVNEAGNCADGFMKNAGTDIHVLKESTASVGRSMRDLMRKKRSYRGELRDCGPGRVKKVLLEGEQREGIFLLPRRLSGELDKHSIESLNLKQSFTGQQTNFHGASEVKAAHSDGPMYGKHPLLSSSESSLHASKLKDGNLGSHERIDDEVGKGACTRPVDFTGTCASQVRTRAGLCNPRNVDSAASTSHYEIYSCKESDFGTVTLNNERFQQLDAASSSCLLSDLVGCEVSGADCYLYESGHKDKQSLGWVDNKSDDNPVGPATDSVGLLNENCGGAKPGGHCVLSGLSSSRAKCMDLIGMTFSSKPPIAGWTDGAFENLSFLPTTSNLVEENYDRKTGGDLDDFLPFFDGDCQEVKEDMDKHGRNSDSNSDQVVIGVPTHYQNDGSYLYLLTSVFSPPSADSVYRWLSCEDKGTSEGNSIALVEPSALKSSSSILIGSKSYLPNEFDKALPESSSESHVKPILDPLCYEIPGSLNTERAPCGNEMTTIMQGGEGIAKEKVCSGFSQDMSQISGPDGKSRLTPLSQSGFQDPASIGGGQQLTLLSIEVQAESRGDLRPDPRFDAVNVVVLAIQNDTDSIAEVYVLLHGKTETYKRSLDGIPSCKMLVFSEEKYLFSHFMKFVRSYDPDIVMGWDIQGGSLGFLAERASHLGIVLLGNISRTPSETKIAAGDLPEILNNIFPESIADPVTIEDAIIEDEWGRTHASGVHVGGRIVLNVWRLMRNEVKLSMYTIEAVADAVLRRKIPAFHHKLLTKWFSSGPGQGRFRCIEYVIERARLNLEMMNQLDMISRTSELARVFGIDFFSVLSRGSQYRVESMLLRLAHTQNYLAISPGTQQVASQPAMECLPLVMEPESGFYADPVVVLDFQSLYPSMIIAYNLCFSTCLGKVASSKSNTLGVSSYSPDPYVLQAVKNEILLTPNGVMYVSPKVRKGILPRLLEEILSTRIMVKQAMKRLSPSQQVLYRIFNSRQLALKLIANVTYGYTAAGFSGRMPCAELADSIVQCGRCTLEKAISFVNAHEKWKARVIYGDTDSLFVLLKGRSVKEAFQIGNEIASAITAMNPNPVTLKMEKVYHPCFLLTKKRYVGYSCESPEQSEPVFDAKGIETVRRDTCGAVAKTMEKSLRLFFEHQDISEVKEYLQRQWTRILSGRFSLQDFVFAKEVRLGTYSSLPPAAIVATKAMRADPRAEPRYAERIPYLVIHGEPGARLIDMVVDPMELLAIDSPFRLNDLYYINKHIIPALQRVFGLVGGNLNQWLIEMPRPVRKASAKRPCYAPNPLRTRIDYYYISKHCILCGELVQASAHLCNQCSQKGTAAAAAAVTGRTSKLEREMQHLAAICHHCGGGDWGVKCTSLACSVFFERQKVQKELQSLSSVAADEGFYPKCMVEWF, encoded by the exons atggATCTACACCTGCTGGTCAGAAGACATGTTTGCATGTTCATCGA GCCTTACCCTATTTATATGTGCCATGCGAAGATATGTCACTTCAACCAGACAAAGAAG CTTAAGGGTAATGCTGGTTCAAAACGGCAACACGTACATGGTTGCAGCCTTGTGCGAGCAAGGAAATTTTATGGTTACCATTCATCTGAAGAGCTTTTTATGAAGATATATCT CTATTATCCTCATGATGTCTCCCGTGCTGCCAAGCTTCTTTTG AACAGTGCAGTTCTTGATAGAAGTTTACAGCCGTATGAATCGCATATTCCCTTCATTCTCCAGTTTCTG GTCGACTATAACTTGTATGGGATGGGCCTAATACATTTATCGAAGATGAAATTCCGTCATCCAGTACCAGATGCTTTCTCAGCAAGAAAATCTGATTTCCAG GCATACACGAGTTCTGATGCATCTTTAAGTTCACCAATTTGGATATCGTCATCAATTCCAGCTGATTGGATGTGGCAAGCTCCTTGTGAATATGAGGTGTCATCAGATCAGGACATTTGCATTAAACGTCAAAGTATTTGTGAACTTGAGGGGGATGCTTCTCTAGATG AGATTATTAACCGGCAGTTTAAACTTTATTCATCTCTCTCACAAACCTGTTCAGATGTGAAAATGGTTCAATCTCTTGTCCCTATTTGGGAG GAGGAATATGAAAGGACTGGAATGCATGAGGTGGCAATGCCTCTTGATCCTACAAAACCACTTCCAGAAGATGTTCTGAAAACTCTAGCTCTGGGTCTTGATTTTGACAACAGACTAATTGAACTGTGTGCTGATGCTACTGCATCATCTATTGTTGAGGGAAATTTGGTTGGACTTGTTCATATTAACCCTGCCAATGTAGATGGAGAAGCTTTGAAGTGTTCTAAAGAAACAGCAACGGTTGGCTATTTGTTACCACGCGAAAGAGAAGATGGTCCAACAGCTGCTGAAGAGAGGGTTACAAGTCCTAATATATTGTCTACTGATGAAGTACAATCATCAGGAATTATTGAAACATTAGATTCAAAG GCTGCAGATAAGGAAGCCCTTGGTCTATTGAGGTGGCTAGCCACTTCCCAGGCTGTTGAAGATATAAACTCTGATGATGAACTTGTTCGTGAAACCATTTTGAGTCCTTTGTTGCCTGCAACTACCATTGATAAGGTTCTGGAGAAAGCTAATATTGATTATGAAAGTGAATCTCAAAAGGAGTGTCAAGACATTCTTGATTCCATTGATGATTTGATTGACTTTGAGGATCTGGGAGGAAGAGCTTCTCACTCTTCTGATCAGAATCATTCTTCTAGAAATTCATCAGAAGAAATGATTCCACAAGTGGATGGCTCTGGGGATGATATGTTCTCAACTCATTGTACTGGATCAACTGAAAATGCATCTGAAATGAAGACAAGTGAACTTGAACAGTCTTTGGAATGCCAGGAATTGCAGGATGTTGGCGGGAGATTCACCAGTAAGCACAAAAGAAAGCAACCTGTCTGGGGCTCTTTGCCATTTTCCACATCACAAAAGGTGAATAATGACTTGGAGGCTGTGGATTTCCATATAATTGATGCATGTGTAAGTGAAACTAAAGATCGTGTAGGTACAAGTTTCTTAGCTGTTAATGAGGCGGGGAATTGTGCAGATGGTTTCATGAAAAATGCAGGTACAGATATTCATGTTTTAAAGGAATCAACTGCTTCGGTTGGACGCTCTATGCGAGACTTGATGAGGAAAAAGCGATCTTACCGTGGTGAACTACGTGATTGTGGGCCTGGTAGAGTTAAAAAGGTGCTTTTGGAAGGTGAGCAAAGGGAAGGCATCTTTCTCCTCCCTAGACGTTTAAGTGGAGAACTTGACAAACACTCTATTGAGTCTCTCAATTTGAAGCAATCTTTTACAGGCCAACAGACAAATTTCCATGGGGCTTCTGAGGTTAAAGCAGCACATTCGGATGGTCCCATGTATGGTAAGCACCCTCTTTTGTCCAGCAGTGAGAGTTCTTTGCATGCTAGTAAGTTGAAAGATGGTAACCTTGGTTCTCATGAAAGGATTGATGATGAGGTTGGCAAAGGAGCTTGCACCAGACCTGTAGATTTTACAGGAACATGTGCTTCTCAAGTTCGCACAAGAGCAGGACTTTGTAATCCCAGGAATGTAGATTCTGCAGCTTCCACGAGTCATTATGAAATTTACAGCTGTAAAGAGTCTGATTTTGGCACAGTTACCTTGAATAATGAGAGATTTCAGCAACTAGATGCTGCTTCTTCAAGCTGTTTGCTAAGTGATCTGGTTGGATGTGAAGTATCTGGTGCAGATTGTTACTTGTATGAAAGTGGCCATAAAGATAAACAGTCTCTGGGATGGGTAGATAACAAGTCTGATGATAATCCTGTGGGCCCTGCAACTGATTCAGTGGGTCTGTTAAATGAGAATTGTGGCGGTGCCAAACCAGGAGGGCATTGTGTGTTATCTGGGCTCAGCAGCTCAAGAGCAAAATGTATGGATCTAATCGGCATGACCTTCTCCAGTAAACCCCCTATTGCAGGCTGGACGGATGGAGCATTTGAAAATCTTTCATTTCTGCCTACTACCTCTAATCTGGTGGAGGAAAATTATGACAGAAAAACAG GGGGAGATTTGGatgattttcttcctttttttgatGGGGACTGTCAAGAAGTGAAAGAAGACATGGACAAGCATGGTAGAAATAGCGACTCTAATTCTGATCAAGTTGTCATCGGGGTCCCTACTCACTATCAAAATGATGGCTCTTACTTGTATCTTTTAACATCTGTATTCTCACCTCCTTCTGCAGATAGTGTATATAGATGGCTATCATGTGAAGACAAAG GTACTTCTGAAGGGAACAGCATAGCATTGGTGGAGCCATCAgctttaaaaa GTTCATCTAGCATTTTGATTGGTTCAAAAAGTTATTTGCCCAATGAGTTTGACAAGGCTTTGCCTGAATCTAGCTCCGAATCTCATGTGAAGCCTATTCTTGATCCTTTGTGTTACGAAATCCCTGGAAGCCTTAATACGGAAAGGGCTCCATGTGGCAATGAGATGACAACAATCATGCAGGGTGGAGAAGGTATTGCAAAAGAAAAGGTTTGCTCTGGTTTCTCGCAAGATATGTCTCAGATTTCAGGACCAGATGGGAAATCACGGCTTACTCCTCTTAGTCAAAGTGGATTTCAGGATCCTGCCAGTATTGGTGGTGGGCAACAATTGACATTGTTGAGTATAGAG GTTCAAGCAGAATCAAGAGGTGATCTCAGACCTGATCCTCGATTTGATGCTGTCAATGTTGTAGTTCTTGCCATCCAAAATGATACTGATTCCATCGCCGAAGTTTATGTGCTTTTGCATGGTAAAACTGAAACTTATAAGAG GAGCTTAGATGGAATACCTAGCTGCAAGATGTTGGTTTTCTCCGAGGAGAAGTACTTATTCAGTCACTTTATGAAGTTTGTACGTTCATATGACCCAGATATAGTAATGGGTTGGGATATTCAAGGTGGTTCTCTAGGATTTTTGGCAGAAAGGGCTTCACATCTTGGTATAGTCTTACTCGGTAACATATCTCGGACACCATCTGAAACCAAGATAGCTGCTGGAGACTTACCTGAGattcttaataatatatttcctGAGTCAATTGCCGATCCTGTCACAATAGAAGATGCAATAATCGAGGATGAATGGGGTCGAACTCATGCCAGCGGTGTTCATGTAGGTGGTCGAATTGTCTTGAATGTGTGGCGTCTGATGCGCAATGAAGTCAAGCTTAGTATGTACACGATTGAAGCAGTAGCTGATGCTGTGCTGAGGCGAAAAATTCCTGCATTTCATCACAAATTACTGACAAAATGGTTTTCAAGTGGTCCTGGACAAGGGAGATTTAGGTGTATAGAGTATGTGATAGAGAGAGCAAGGCTGAACCTTGAGATGATGAACCAACTTGATATG ATAAGTCGAACATCAGAACTTGCTCGTGTCTTTGGCATTGACTTTTTTTCAGTTCTCTCTCGTGGTTCACAATATCGTGTTGAATCAATGCTTTTGAGATTGGCACATACACAAAATTATCTAGCTATATCCCCCGGAACTCAACAGGTTGCTTCTCAACCTGCAATGGAGTGCCTGCCTCTTGTAATGGAACCAGAGTCTGGCTTTTATGCAGACCCAGTTGTTGTCTTGGATTTTCAGTCTCTATATCCGTCAATGATAATTGCATACAACCTTTGCTTTTCTACATGCCTTGGCAAAGTTGCGTCTTCCAAGTCAAATACACTTGGGGTTAGTTCATATTCACCAGATCCGTATGTTCTGCAGGCTGTGAAAAATGAGATTCTGCTTACTCCAAATGGGGTCATGTATGTATCTCCAAAGGTCCGTAAAGGCATACTGCCCCGTTTATTGGAGGAAATATTATCGACTAGAATAATGGTGAAACAAGCAATGAAAAGGTTGAGCCCCTCACAGCAAGTTCTTTACAGGATATTTAATTCTAGGCAGCTTGCTTTGAAGCTGATTGCAAATGTGACATATGGCTATACAGCTGCTGGATTTAGCGGTCGCATGCCTTGTGCGGAGCTGGCGGACAGTATTGTTCAGTGTGGCCGCTGTACTCTTGAAAAGGCTATCTCATTTGTGAATGCACATGAGAAGTGGAAAGCTAGAGTTATTTATGGTGATACTGATAGCTTGTTTGTGCTCCTCAAGGGACGCTCAGTCAAAGAGGCTTTTCAAATTGGTAATGAGATTGCATCTGCAATCACTGCTATGAATCCAAATCCAGTCACTTTAAAAATGGAGAAAGTTTATCACCCATGCTTCCTCCTTACTAAGAAACGCTATGTTGGTTACAGTTGTGAGAGCCCAGAGCAGTCTGAACCTGTCTTTGATGCTAAAGGTATTGAGACAGTACGCAGGGATACATGTGGAGCTGTTGCAAAGACAATGGAGAAGTCATTGAGACTCTTTTTTGAACATCAAGACATCTCGGAGGTCAAAGAATATTTGCAGCGTCAATGGACACGGATTTTATCTGGTAGGTTTTCTCTTCAGGATTTTGTTTTTGCAAAGGAGGTTCGATTGGGTACCTACTCTTCTCTCCCACCGGCGGCAATTGTGGCCACAAAAGCAATGAGAGCCGATCCCAGGGCTGAACCACGCTATGCAGAGCGAATACCTTATCTTGTAATACATGGGGAGCCAGGGGCCCGTCTGATTGATATGGTTGTGGATCCAATGGAACTTTTGGCAATTGATTCGCCCTTTAGATTAAATGATTTGTATTACATCAACAAGCATATAAT
- the LOC109008079 gene encoding DNA polymerase zeta catalytic subunit isoform X2, with translation MADSQSEPNVFSVRIVSIDYYMAPPIPGLDICYSSFQGGKVNEVPIIRIYGSTPAGQKTCLHVHRALPYLYVPCEDMSLQPDKEADSYTNAVSFALEKSLKLKGNAGSKRQHVHGCSLVRARKFYGYHSSEELFMKIYLYYPHDVSRAAKLLLNSAVLDRSLQPYESHIPFILQFLVDYNLYGMGLIHLSKMKFRHPVPDAFSARKSDFQAYTSSDASLSSPIWISSSIPADWMWQAPCEYEVSSDQDICIKRQSICELEGDASLDEIINRQFKLYSSLSQTCSDVKMVQSLVPIWEEEYERTGMHEVAMPLDPTKPLPEDVLKTLALGLDFDNRLIELCADATASSIVEGNLVGLVHINPANVDGEALKCSKETATVGYLLPREREDGPTAAEERVTSPNILSTDEVQSSGIIETLDSKAADKEALGLLRWLATSQAVEDINSDDELVRETILSPLLPATTIDKVLEKANIDYESESQKECQDILDSIDDLIDFEDLGGRASHSSDQNHSSRNSSEEMIPQVDGSGDDMFSTHCTGSTENASEMKTSELEQSLECQELQDVGGRFTSKHKRKQPVWGSLPFSTSQKVNNDLEAVDFHIIDACVSETKDRVGTSFLAVNEAGNCADGFMKNAGTDIHVLKESTASVGRSMRDLMRKKRSYRGELRDCGPGRVKKVLLEGEQREGIFLLPRRLSGELDKHSIESLNLKQSFTGQQTNFHGASEVKAAHSDGPMYGKHPLLSSSESSLHASKLKDGNLGSHERIDDEVGKGACTRPVDFTGTCASQVRTRAGLCNPRNVDSAASTSHYEIYSCKESDFGTVTLNNERFQQLDAASSSCLLSDLVGCEVSGADCYLYESGHKDKQSLGWVDNKSDDNPVGPATDSVGLLNENCGGAKPGGHCVLSGLSSSRAKCMDLIGMTFSSKPPIAGWTDGAFENLSFLPTTSNLVEENYDRKTGGDLDDFLPFFDGDCQEVKEDMDKHGRNSDSNSDQVVIGVPTHYQNDGSYLYLLTSVFSPPSADSVYRWLSCEDKGTSEGNSIALVEPSALKSSSSILIGSKSYLPNEFDKALPESSSESHVKPILDPLCYEIPGSLNTERAPCGNEMTTIMQGGEGIAKEKVCSGFSQDMSQISGPDGKSRLTPLSQSGFQDPASIGGGQQLTLLSIEVQAESRGDLRPDPRFDAVNVVVLAIQNDTDSIAEVYVLLHGKTETYKRSLDGIPSCKMLVFSEEKYLFSHFMKFVRSYDPDIVMGWDIQGGSLGFLAERASHLGIVLLGNISRTPSETKIAAGDLPEILNNIFPESIADPVTIEDAIIEDEWGRTHASGVHVGGRIVLNVWRLMRNEVKLSMYTIEAVADAVLRRKIPAFHHKLLTKWFSSGPGQGRFRCIEYVIERARLNLEMMNQLDMISRTSELARVFGIDFFSVLSRGSQYRVESMLLRLAHTQNYLAISPGTQQVASQPAMECLPLVMEPESGFYADPVVVLDFQSLYPSMIIAYNLCFSTCLGKVASSKSNTLGVSSYSPDPYVLQAVKNEILLTPNGVMYVSPKVRKGILPRLLEEILSTRIMVKQAMKRLSPSQQVLYRIFNSRQLALKLIANVTYGYTAAGFSGRMPCAELADSIVQCGRCTLEKAISFVNAHEKWKARVIYGDTDSLFVLLKGRSVKEAFQIGNEIASAITAMNPNPVTLKMEKVYHPCFLLTKKRYVGYSCESPEQSEPVFDAKGIETVRRDTCGAVAKTMEKSLRLFFEHQDISEVKEYLQRQWTRILSGRFSLQDFVFAKEVRLGTYSSLPPAAIVATKAMRADPRAEPRYAERIPYLVIHGEPGARLIDMVVDPMELLAIDSPFRLNDLYYINKHIIPALQRVFGLVGGNLNQWLIEMPRPVRKASAKRPCYAPNPLRTRIDYYYISKHCILCGELVQASAHLCNQCSQKGTAAAAAAVTGRTSKLEREMQHLAAICHHCGGGDWGVKCTSLACSVFFERQKVQKELQSLSSVAADEGFYPKCMVEWF, from the exons ATGGCGGATTCGCAGTCGGAACCGAACGTCTTCAGCGTAAGGATCGTGTCCATCGACTACTACATGGCCCCGCCAATCCCAGGCCTCGATATATGTTATAGTAGCTTCCAAG GTGGGAAAGTGAATGAGGTTcctattataagaatatatggATCTACACCTGCTGGTCAGAAGACATGTTTGCATGTTCATCGA GCCTTACCCTATTTATATGTGCCATGCGAAGATATGTCACTTCAACCAGACAAAGAAG CTGATTCATACACAAATGCTGTTTCTTTTGCTCTTGAGAAATCTTTAAAG CTTAAGGGTAATGCTGGTTCAAAACGGCAACACGTACATGGTTGCAGCCTTGTGCGAGCAAGGAAATTTTATGGTTACCATTCATCTGAAGAGCTTTTTATGAAGATATATCT CTATTATCCTCATGATGTCTCCCGTGCTGCCAAGCTTCTTTTG AACAGTGCAGTTCTTGATAGAAGTTTACAGCCGTATGAATCGCATATTCCCTTCATTCTCCAGTTTCTG GTCGACTATAACTTGTATGGGATGGGCCTAATACATTTATCGAAGATGAAATTCCGTCATCCAGTACCAGATGCTTTCTCAGCAAGAAAATCTGATTTCCAG GCATACACGAGTTCTGATGCATCTTTAAGTTCACCAATTTGGATATCGTCATCAATTCCAGCTGATTGGATGTGGCAAGCTCCTTGTGAATATGAGGTGTCATCAGATCAGGACATTTGCATTAAACGTCAAAGTATTTGTGAACTTGAGGGGGATGCTTCTCTAGATG AGATTATTAACCGGCAGTTTAAACTTTATTCATCTCTCTCACAAACCTGTTCAGATGTGAAAATGGTTCAATCTCTTGTCCCTATTTGGGAG GAGGAATATGAAAGGACTGGAATGCATGAGGTGGCAATGCCTCTTGATCCTACAAAACCACTTCCAGAAGATGTTCTGAAAACTCTAGCTCTGGGTCTTGATTTTGACAACAGACTAATTGAACTGTGTGCTGATGCTACTGCATCATCTATTGTTGAGGGAAATTTGGTTGGACTTGTTCATATTAACCCTGCCAATGTAGATGGAGAAGCTTTGAAGTGTTCTAAAGAAACAGCAACGGTTGGCTATTTGTTACCACGCGAAAGAGAAGATGGTCCAACAGCTGCTGAAGAGAGGGTTACAAGTCCTAATATATTGTCTACTGATGAAGTACAATCATCAGGAATTATTGAAACATTAGATTCAAAG GCTGCAGATAAGGAAGCCCTTGGTCTATTGAGGTGGCTAGCCACTTCCCAGGCTGTTGAAGATATAAACTCTGATGATGAACTTGTTCGTGAAACCATTTTGAGTCCTTTGTTGCCTGCAACTACCATTGATAAGGTTCTGGAGAAAGCTAATATTGATTATGAAAGTGAATCTCAAAAGGAGTGTCAAGACATTCTTGATTCCATTGATGATTTGATTGACTTTGAGGATCTGGGAGGAAGAGCTTCTCACTCTTCTGATCAGAATCATTCTTCTAGAAATTCATCAGAAGAAATGATTCCACAAGTGGATGGCTCTGGGGATGATATGTTCTCAACTCATTGTACTGGATCAACTGAAAATGCATCTGAAATGAAGACAAGTGAACTTGAACAGTCTTTGGAATGCCAGGAATTGCAGGATGTTGGCGGGAGATTCACCAGTAAGCACAAAAGAAAGCAACCTGTCTGGGGCTCTTTGCCATTTTCCACATCACAAAAGGTGAATAATGACTTGGAGGCTGTGGATTTCCATATAATTGATGCATGTGTAAGTGAAACTAAAGATCGTGTAGGTACAAGTTTCTTAGCTGTTAATGAGGCGGGGAATTGTGCAGATGGTTTCATGAAAAATGCAGGTACAGATATTCATGTTTTAAAGGAATCAACTGCTTCGGTTGGACGCTCTATGCGAGACTTGATGAGGAAAAAGCGATCTTACCGTGGTGAACTACGTGATTGTGGGCCTGGTAGAGTTAAAAAGGTGCTTTTGGAAGGTGAGCAAAGGGAAGGCATCTTTCTCCTCCCTAGACGTTTAAGTGGAGAACTTGACAAACACTCTATTGAGTCTCTCAATTTGAAGCAATCTTTTACAGGCCAACAGACAAATTTCCATGGGGCTTCTGAGGTTAAAGCAGCACATTCGGATGGTCCCATGTATGGTAAGCACCCTCTTTTGTCCAGCAGTGAGAGTTCTTTGCATGCTAGTAAGTTGAAAGATGGTAACCTTGGTTCTCATGAAAGGATTGATGATGAGGTTGGCAAAGGAGCTTGCACCAGACCTGTAGATTTTACAGGAACATGTGCTTCTCAAGTTCGCACAAGAGCAGGACTTTGTAATCCCAGGAATGTAGATTCTGCAGCTTCCACGAGTCATTATGAAATTTACAGCTGTAAAGAGTCTGATTTTGGCACAGTTACCTTGAATAATGAGAGATTTCAGCAACTAGATGCTGCTTCTTCAAGCTGTTTGCTAAGTGATCTGGTTGGATGTGAAGTATCTGGTGCAGATTGTTACTTGTATGAAAGTGGCCATAAAGATAAACAGTCTCTGGGATGGGTAGATAACAAGTCTGATGATAATCCTGTGGGCCCTGCAACTGATTCAGTGGGTCTGTTAAATGAGAATTGTGGCGGTGCCAAACCAGGAGGGCATTGTGTGTTATCTGGGCTCAGCAGCTCAAGAGCAAAATGTATGGATCTAATCGGCATGACCTTCTCCAGTAAACCCCCTATTGCAGGCTGGACGGATGGAGCATTTGAAAATCTTTCATTTCTGCCTACTACCTCTAATCTGGTGGAGGAAAATTATGACAGAAAAACAG GGGGAGATTTGGatgattttcttcctttttttgatGGGGACTGTCAAGAAGTGAAAGAAGACATGGACAAGCATGGTAGAAATAGCGACTCTAATTCTGATCAAGTTGTCATCGGGGTCCCTACTCACTATCAAAATGATGGCTCTTACTTGTATCTTTTAACATCTGTATTCTCACCTCCTTCTGCAGATAGTGTATATAGATGGCTATCATGTGAAGACAAAG GTACTTCTGAAGGGAACAGCATAGCATTGGTGGAGCCATCAgctttaaaaa GTTCATCTAGCATTTTGATTGGTTCAAAAAGTTATTTGCCCAATGAGTTTGACAAGGCTTTGCCTGAATCTAGCTCCGAATCTCATGTGAAGCCTATTCTTGATCCTTTGTGTTACGAAATCCCTGGAAGCCTTAATACGGAAAGGGCTCCATGTGGCAATGAGATGACAACAATCATGCAGGGTGGAGAAGGTATTGCAAAAGAAAAGGTTTGCTCTGGTTTCTCGCAAGATATGTCTCAGATTTCAGGACCAGATGGGAAATCACGGCTTACTCCTCTTAGTCAAAGTGGATTTCAGGATCCTGCCAGTATTGGTGGTGGGCAACAATTGACATTGTTGAGTATAGAG GTTCAAGCAGAATCAAGAGGTGATCTCAGACCTGATCCTCGATTTGATGCTGTCAATGTTGTAGTTCTTGCCATCCAAAATGATACTGATTCCATCGCCGAAGTTTATGTGCTTTTGCATGGTAAAACTGAAACTTATAAGAG GAGCTTAGATGGAATACCTAGCTGCAAGATGTTGGTTTTCTCCGAGGAGAAGTACTTATTCAGTCACTTTATGAAGTTTGTACGTTCATATGACCCAGATATAGTAATGGGTTGGGATATTCAAGGTGGTTCTCTAGGATTTTTGGCAGAAAGGGCTTCACATCTTGGTATAGTCTTACTCGGTAACATATCTCGGACACCATCTGAAACCAAGATAGCTGCTGGAGACTTACCTGAGattcttaataatatatttcctGAGTCAATTGCCGATCCTGTCACAATAGAAGATGCAATAATCGAGGATGAATGGGGTCGAACTCATGCCAGCGGTGTTCATGTAGGTGGTCGAATTGTCTTGAATGTGTGGCGTCTGATGCGCAATGAAGTCAAGCTTAGTATGTACACGATTGAAGCAGTAGCTGATGCTGTGCTGAGGCGAAAAATTCCTGCATTTCATCACAAATTACTGACAAAATGGTTTTCAAGTGGTCCTGGACAAGGGAGATTTAGGTGTATAGAGTATGTGATAGAGAGAGCAAGGCTGAACCTTGAGATGATGAACCAACTTGATATG ATAAGTCGAACATCAGAACTTGCTCGTGTCTTTGGCATTGACTTTTTTTCAGTTCTCTCTCGTGGTTCACAATATCGTGTTGAATCAATGCTTTTGAGATTGGCACATACACAAAATTATCTAGCTATATCCCCCGGAACTCAACAGGTTGCTTCTCAACCTGCAATGGAGTGCCTGCCTCTTGTAATGGAACCAGAGTCTGGCTTTTATGCAGACCCAGTTGTTGTCTTGGATTTTCAGTCTCTATATCCGTCAATGATAATTGCATACAACCTTTGCTTTTCTACATGCCTTGGCAAAGTTGCGTCTTCCAAGTCAAATACACTTGGGGTTAGTTCATATTCACCAGATCCGTATGTTCTGCAGGCTGTGAAAAATGAGATTCTGCTTACTCCAAATGGGGTCATGTATGTATCTCCAAAGGTCCGTAAAGGCATACTGCCCCGTTTATTGGAGGAAATATTATCGACTAGAATAATGGTGAAACAAGCAATGAAAAGGTTGAGCCCCTCACAGCAAGTTCTTTACAGGATATTTAATTCTAGGCAGCTTGCTTTGAAGCTGATTGCAAATGTGACATATGGCTATACAGCTGCTGGATTTAGCGGTCGCATGCCTTGTGCGGAGCTGGCGGACAGTATTGTTCAGTGTGGCCGCTGTACTCTTGAAAAGGCTATCTCATTTGTGAATGCACATGAGAAGTGGAAAGCTAGAGTTATTTATGGTGATACTGATAGCTTGTTTGTGCTCCTCAAGGGACGCTCAGTCAAAGAGGCTTTTCAAATTGGTAATGAGATTGCATCTGCAATCACTGCTATGAATCCAAATCCAGTCACTTTAAAAATGGAGAAAGTTTATCACCCATGCTTCCTCCTTACTAAGAAACGCTATGTTGGTTACAGTTGTGAGAGCCCAGAGCAGTCTGAACCTGTCTTTGATGCTAAAGGTATTGAGACAGTACGCAGGGATACATGTGGAGCTGTTGCAAAGACAATGGAGAAGTCATTGAGACTCTTTTTTGAACATCAAGACATCTCGGAGGTCAAAGAATATTTGCAGCGTCAATGGACACGGATTTTATCTGGTAGGTTTTCTCTTCAGGATTTTGTTTTTGCAAAGGAGGTTCGATTGGGTACCTACTCTTCTCTCCCACCGGCGGCAATTGTGGCCACAAAAGCAATGAGAGCCGATCCCAGGGCTGAACCACGCTATGCAGAGCGAATACCTTATCTTGTAATACATGGGGAGCCAGGGGCCCGTCTGATTGATATGGTTGTGGATCCAATGGAACTTTTGGCAATTGATTCGCCCTTTAGATTAAATGATTTGTATTACATCAACAAGCATATAAT